One genomic segment of Chitinophaga sancti includes these proteins:
- a CDS encoding B12-binding domain-containing radical SAM protein, translated as MSAVFLITPPFTQLNTPYPATAYLKGFLNTKGVSSFQADLGIEVIVALFSKQGLEKLFAHINQLEIPHSENISRIIALQDDYIATIDDVIAFLQGKNPTLSHRVCKRDFLPEASRFAQLEDLDWAFGSMGNQDKAKHLATLYLEDLSDLIMECVDEHFGFSRYAEKLGRSANSFDELYTALQQEYTYIDHILIDLLSKHMEREQPQLVAISVPFPGNLYTSLRCGQWVKKHYPQVKVAMGGGFANTELRSLSDPRVFEFYDFVSLDDGEAPIEQLIAHINGTPTADLKRTFTLVDDKVTYINNASCKDYKQSQVGTPDYSDFLLDQYISAIEVVNPMHRMWSDGRWNKLTMAHGCYWGKCTFCDISLDYIRVYEPIAAAMLCDRMEEIIAQTGQNGFHFVDEAAPPALMRALALEIIKRKLNVSWWTNIRFEKSFTRDLCQLLKESGLIAVSGGLEVASDRLLALIQKGITVAQVAQVNKHFTEAGVMVHAYLMYGFPTQTAQETIDSLEMVRQMFQAGILQSAFWHQFTMTAHSPVGLEPEKFSVKKESDAIGSFANNDIIHIDETGAEHETFSFGLKKSLLNFMHGICLTDPLQKWFEFKVPKTKVAPDYIVKALEENELATAKPTAKIVWLGKTPSVETMTKSKKGATWEIALLTFQGKKDKHTISVDPDKGQWLAGMLEQLSVRNSKTYTLKEVMDHYTAAGLEDFELFWDNKPINTLYKYGLLQL; from the coding sequence GTCTCCTCCTTTCAGGCTGACCTTGGCATAGAAGTCATCGTGGCCCTGTTTTCCAAACAAGGTCTGGAAAAGCTTTTTGCCCATATCAACCAGCTGGAGATCCCTCATTCAGAAAATATCAGCCGCATCATTGCCCTGCAGGACGACTATATCGCCACGATCGACGATGTGATCGCATTTTTGCAAGGCAAGAACCCTACCCTCTCCCATCGCGTGTGCAAAAGGGATTTCCTCCCCGAAGCCAGCCGCTTTGCCCAACTCGAAGACCTCGACTGGGCATTTGGCTCCATGGGTAACCAGGACAAAGCCAAACACCTGGCCACCCTGTACCTGGAAGACCTCTCCGACCTCATCATGGAATGTGTGGATGAGCACTTCGGCTTTAGCCGCTATGCCGAAAAACTGGGCCGATCGGCCAATAGCTTCGACGAACTGTACACCGCCCTCCAACAGGAATATACTTATATCGACCATATCCTGATCGACCTCCTCAGCAAACACATGGAAAGGGAACAACCACAATTGGTGGCTATTTCCGTTCCTTTTCCCGGCAACCTGTACACCAGCCTCCGCTGCGGACAGTGGGTCAAGAAACACTATCCACAGGTAAAAGTAGCCATGGGTGGTGGTTTCGCCAATACAGAGCTGCGTTCACTCAGCGATCCAAGGGTATTTGAATTCTACGACTTCGTTTCCCTGGACGATGGTGAAGCGCCGATTGAACAACTCATTGCCCACATCAATGGTACGCCCACTGCTGACCTGAAGCGCACCTTCACCCTGGTAGACGACAAGGTTACCTATATCAACAACGCCAGTTGTAAGGATTATAAACAATCACAGGTAGGTACGCCGGATTACAGCGACTTCCTGTTAGATCAATATATCTCTGCGATTGAAGTAGTGAACCCCATGCACCGTATGTGGAGCGATGGCCGCTGGAACAAGCTGACCATGGCCCATGGCTGCTATTGGGGCAAGTGTACCTTCTGCGATATCTCGCTCGATTACATTCGTGTATACGAACCTATCGCAGCTGCCATGCTTTGTGACCGGATGGAAGAGATCATAGCGCAGACAGGGCAAAACGGTTTTCACTTTGTAGACGAAGCCGCACCTCCTGCCCTGATGCGCGCACTGGCACTGGAAATTATAAAAAGGAAACTGAATGTAAGCTGGTGGACGAATATCCGCTTTGAAAAAAGCTTTACCCGCGACCTTTGTCAATTGTTGAAAGAGAGCGGTTTAATTGCGGTATCCGGTGGCCTGGAAGTAGCATCGGACAGGTTGCTGGCGCTTATCCAGAAAGGTATCACCGTAGCACAGGTAGCGCAGGTGAATAAACACTTTACAGAGGCAGGCGTGATGGTACATGCTTATCTCATGTACGGCTTTCCTACTCAAACTGCACAGGAAACTATCGACTCGCTGGAAATGGTGCGCCAGATGTTCCAGGCAGGCATCTTACAATCTGCTTTCTGGCATCAGTTCACCATGACTGCACATAGCCCTGTAGGTCTGGAACCGGAGAAATTCAGTGTGAAAAAGGAAAGCGATGCCATCGGCTCATTTGCAAATAACGATATCATTCACATTGATGAAACAGGTGCAGAACATGAAACCTTTAGCTTTGGATTGAAGAAATCACTGCTGAACTTTATGCACGGCATCTGTCTGACCGATCCACTGCAAAAGTGGTTTGAGTTCAAAGTGCCAAAGACAAAAGTAGCGCCTGACTATATTGTGAAAGCGCTGGAAGAAAACGAACTGGCCACTGCCAAACCTACTGCTAAAATAGTATGGCTGGGCAAAACGCCATCCGTAGAAACCATGACTAAATCCAAGAAAGGGGCCACCTGGGAAATAGCCCTCCTCACTTTCCAGGGTAAAAAAGATAAACATACCATCAGCGTAGACCCTGACAAAGGCCAATGGCTGGCAGGTATGCTGGAACAGCTGTCTGTGCGGAACAGCAAGACCTATACACTAAAAGAAGTAATGGACCATTATACGGCTGCCGGACTGGAAGACTTTGAATTGTTCTGGGACAATAAGCCAATCAATACCTTATATAAATACGGTTTGCTGCAATTATAA